One genomic segment of Longimicrobiaceae bacterium includes these proteins:
- a CDS encoding alpha/beta hydrolase, which translates to MTVSAGKPTPSLGTGARSLRVADGLVLRHRIWQADSERARMRVVHGLGEHGGRYEHLADALAARGVSVLVPDLRGHGVSEGRRGHVHRFDDYLRDLEELRSESPGSGPEILFGHSLGGLIALRAVQTRRAGDPIALVLSAPALDLPPTRPASLDALASVLSRVAPALPLPNGIDPADLSHDAEEVTAYRADPLVHDRITPRLYTEMRAAMRAAARDAAKVEIPVLLLLPLQDRVVSSRATREVARGFRGSSKIVEYPESFHEPLHERRREEVIREIADWIEEQLA; encoded by the coding sequence ATGACCGTGTCGGCGGGTAAGCCGACTCCCTCCCTCGGCACCGGAGCGCGCAGCCTTCGCGTAGCCGACGGGCTGGTCCTGCGCCATCGGATCTGGCAGGCGGACTCGGAGCGAGCACGCATGCGAGTGGTCCATGGACTGGGCGAGCACGGGGGGCGCTATGAACACCTGGCGGACGCCCTGGCCGCGCGCGGGGTCTCGGTCCTGGTGCCCGATCTGCGCGGTCACGGAGTGTCCGAGGGGAGGAGGGGGCACGTCCACCGCTTCGACGACTACCTGCGCGACCTCGAGGAGCTGCGATCCGAAAGTCCGGGATCCGGTCCCGAGATCCTGTTCGGCCATTCGCTCGGGGGCCTCATCGCCCTCCGTGCCGTGCAGACGCGCCGCGCAGGAGATCCCATCGCCCTTGTGCTCTCGGCCCCCGCGCTCGATCTGCCGCCAACCCGCCCGGCGAGCCTCGATGCCCTCGCTTCGGTGCTGTCCAGGGTCGCCCCAGCGCTTCCCCTGCCGAACGGCATCGACCCCGCCGACCTTTCCCACGATGCCGAGGAGGTCACTGCCTACCGAGCGGATCCCCTGGTGCACGACCGGATCACCCCTCGTCTCTATACCGAGATGCGCGCTGCAATGCGCGCTGCGGCGCGGGATGCCGCAAAGGTGGAGATCCCTGTACTATTGCTCCTTCCCTTGCAGGACCGGGTGGTGAGCTCCCGCGCAACGCGAGAGGTCGCCCGCGGCTTCCGCGGATCCAGCAAGATCGTCGAATATCCCGAGTCCTTTCACGAGCCTCTTCACGAGCGTCGTCGCGAGGAGGTCATCCGGGAGATCGCCGACTGGATCGAGGAGCAACTGGCGTGA